A single region of the Photobacterium sanguinicancri genome encodes:
- a CDS encoding LysR family transcriptional regulator yields MKSTELNLIPIFVAIFEEQNLSRAAKRMDITQPAVSKALKRLREIYDDPLFHRNTSGVEPTTFARDIYPAMSAAFKNFSSTLSASRAFDPKVSNRIFSVACVSAASYELMPQLMKQIHEQAPHISIEVHPLFTEDFESDLRLQRYDLIVDLAPRGRTVLKVEPILSERLLVVCSAQHPRIKDSITPEQFLKEQHVVVSRWHSRKSILNDEDIADLDKREIKYRAPGVVEMLPVIHNSEYIGMLPESTIKAFENTYDVKGIPLPFTDKVYDLCAIWHPSRTSESAHKWLRNQVKQAGKVIKKS; encoded by the coding sequence ATGAAAAGTACTGAACTCAATTTAATCCCCATTTTTGTTGCTATCTTTGAAGAGCAAAATCTATCGCGCGCCGCCAAGCGGATGGATATTACTCAGCCTGCCGTCAGTAAAGCACTGAAACGCTTGCGTGAGATCTATGATGATCCGTTGTTTCATCGTAATACTTCAGGTGTTGAGCCAACCACGTTTGCCCGCGATATTTACCCCGCGATGTCTGCTGCATTTAAAAATTTTAGTTCGACCTTATCAGCTTCACGGGCATTTGATCCTAAAGTCTCAAATCGTATTTTTTCAGTTGCATGTGTCTCGGCTGCGAGTTATGAATTGATGCCGCAATTAATGAAACAGATCCACGAACAAGCGCCGCATATTTCTATTGAAGTGCACCCGTTGTTTACTGAAGATTTTGAAAGTGATTTACGGTTACAACGCTATGATCTGATCGTTGATTTAGCCCCTCGAGGCCGAACAGTATTAAAAGTAGAGCCGATTCTTTCAGAGCGCTTATTGGTGGTATGTAGTGCACAACATCCGCGTATCAAAGATTCCATCACACCTGAACAGTTTTTAAAAGAACAGCACGTAGTGGTGTCTCGTTGGCACAGTAGGAAAAGTATCTTGAACGATGAAGATATCGCAGACCTTGATAAACGAGAGATTAAGTATCGAGCACCCGGTGTAGTGGAAATGTTACCTGTGATCCACAATAGTGAGTACATAGGTATGTTGCCCGAATCGACCATTAAGGCATTTGAAAATACTTATGATGTAAAAGGCATTCCGCTGCCATTTACCGATAAGGTTTATGACTTATGTGCGATTTGGCACCCGAGCCGGACCAGTGAAAGTGCCCATAAGTGGCTGAGGAATCAAGTGAAGCAAGCGGGGAAAGTCATAAAGAAAAGTTAG